The Malus domestica chromosome 10, GDT2T_hap1 nucleotide sequence ATTGCATTGTGGAGTTAGCAAGTGAAATTGTTTTTCGACTTTAGGTTTGCTTACATTGTATGTTTATCTTGTAGGCATCGTGATTATGATCAAGATAGAGAAAGGAGGCATAGACATAGATCACGATCACGTTCTCGTTCTCACTCAAGGGACAGATCTCCTTCTCATTCCCGTTCAAAGAGGTTCGGGAAACTTTTACATAAACATTCACTTTCATATTGTTATCTTGATCATGACACATCCGATTGTCTTTTTAGTTGATGTGAAATATATCTTTCGTGCTCCTTTAGGTTATGCATTTAGTGTTGAGTAATGTTGTTCAAACATTATTTCCTATTTCAAAAGCTTTAGCTGGTTAAAACATAATATGGATGCTGTTAGTATTTTGTCAAGAAAGCCGCATTGCTCCATTGTAATCTTGCTGAAATCTTTGTCTACAGCAAGCGTACAAGTGGTTTTGACATGGCACCACCTGCTGGGTCAGCGCTGCCTAATGCTTCCGTTTCAGGTTTGGATCTAACTACTTGATCACCAAATTCCTGTCAAAGTATATGCAGCACTTTCCATTCGAGAATAGCTTCCTGACCTCCTGTTATTTATATGAGCATGCTAGAAGTTATCTTTCTTATTGTTTTACTCTGGAAACTGAGAGCCATTGTTGTGTTGTTTGGTTGTTGTTGTGTTGTTGTTTGTATGTGTTTGCTTTTATGGTTTGGGTAAGAAGGCGATGTTGATGTGGCATGACTACATCAATTGATGTTCAAGGGAGAACCAATGGAACGATTGGCTGGACATTCTTCTCCTTCGACTGATACAGTACTTACAGATATTTCCCTACCATCCGCAATGATGGAATTTGTTTCTTTATTATTTCATGGTATATCTTAGGTATGAAATATTAGCTTTTTCAATGTAAAAGATACTTCTGGGCTTTCAGATGGATTTCATTACTAGTGTAGTTGTGACTTATTTTTTATGTAAAGCTATACTACTTATCCTTCTGGTATCACTTCAATAATAATAATGCAGGACAACTGTCAGGTATTCCACAAACGATGCCTGGAGTGGTACAAAATTCATTACCTTTTGGGGCATTGCATGTACGTTTCACCACTATAAGCTTCTATGGGATCTTGAGTTcgatttttcttttgtgttcTTTGTGAATAACTTCATATGCTTTTGCTTGTTACAGATGGCTCTTCCATTGATGCCAGCTCAAGCCATGACTCAGCAGGTAAATTTATTGTATTTATGttcatatatataaatttgcacaatttatttttctcataAATGCATGAACGGTGTCTTTTTCATTGGCCGATgaacagtatatatatatatttctctcTTGCAGGCTACAAGGCATGCACGTCGGGTATACGTTGGTGGGCTTCCTCTCTTGGCTAATGAGCAGGTTATAGTTATGGATTTTGTTTTGGATTCTTTCCAAAGTAATAGCAAGTGTTTTGACTTTATACTGGAGTGGCGATGAACAGGGAATCTAGGCTAAagtttgatgccatttgtgtcATCACTCTAGAATCTAGGGATTTACTTTGCATATAAGGAAGCTTATAAGCTAGCTTTCTGTTACAGGGCCAACTGCAATGGGTTTCAAATGAgccaaaattttgattaaatgttttcaatttttgaaattCTTGTTTGCCTCTTTCTTGTATTCTTTAAAAGACTTTGATGGAATGTTATCTTTTTGTCAGACAATTGCCACATTCTTTAGCCAAGTCATGGCTGCCATTGGAGGAAATTCTGTTGGTTCAAGTATGTGTAATCATAGTCTCACTTTAACTAGGTTCAACATGCGCCTTAATGTATTACATGATTCAGGATCTCATGGGTTTTATCTGAGAGCAATGTGTTTTCCAGTAACTGAACTTGCAGGTGATGCGGTTGTAAATGTCTATATTAATCATGAGAAGAAGTTTGCATTTGTGGAGATGAGAACGGTTGAAGAAGCAAGTAATGCAATGGCATTAGACGGGATTATATTTGAGGCATGTCAATTACAAGTTATCATTACagtattgttttttgtttgatcTGTTTATAATCGTCATAGGGGAAGGTGTCAATGGTAAAGTACCGTAAACGAAGAATGTGAGGGTAAAATAAGAAGCATAACTAGTGTAGAACTGAAATGTTATCATATATCATGTCTATCGGATCAAAGCTTTTCAAATTTCAGTATTATCAAATTCATTAAGTTGGTTAACTCTCTTGGGTAAGGAACCCTATCAATTTTATAGAGAATTATCATAAAtatgcccaaaaaaaaaaatttaacatatTGAGATTTGTATTTGTTGGTTATGATGGGGCTTAGGTCAGAatctttggataatgttttaatcattctttctGTGTGCTCTGTGGGATATGGAGGAAATATTTCTTTGTTGACATGCTTCTTTTGATTATCAGGGGGTTGCTGTGAGGGTAAGAAGGCCAACAGACTACAATCCTACTTTAGCTGCAACACTTGGTCCTAGCCAACCAAGTCCTCACCTTAACTTGGCTGCCGTTGGTCTCACACAAGGGTAGGTCGATTTCGGTTTTTCAATTTGAAGACTACTTTAGTTTCATACTCTCTATAATTACTTTTGAAGTTTTTGGATTTGAGTTGTAAAAGTCTTCTGTTGTACTAATTTTGCATTTGTTTGGCAGTGCCGTTGGTGGAGCTGAGGGACCTGACCGTATCTTTGTGGGTGGGTTACCTTACTACTTCACTGAAGCTCAGATTAGAGAGTTGCTTCAATCCTTTGGGTATGGGCTTAAATTTCCAGCAATCTTGACATTCCTCATTTTTGATAAAACCATAGTTGCATATTCTTAACTTCGTATTGATCACTGCAGACCTCTCCGTGGTTTTGACCTCGTGAAGGATAAAGATACAGGAAACTCCAAAGGATATGGATTCTGTGTTTATCAGGTACATACTCAAAGCCTGGCTTTGATTTTGATTGTTACTTtttcaattgtttattttcttccaaGTGATTGTTTTTAGGCCATCTCCTTTCTCTTTTATACGTGTATACTGTTTTATGATTCTTAAAGGTCACTCCTAGAAATCTGGTCAACTAATGTTCTAGAACTTCAGGATCCAACCGTGACAGACGTTGCCTGTGGTGCTCTCAACGGTTTAAAAATGGGTGATAAAACTTTAACTGTCCGGCGTGCTACTGCCAGGTTGGTATTCTTTCAAACTAAAGGGCAAGCCtgatattttatttattcaagcCAAGTTAGACAATTTGAAAACTTTTTGCAACGATTTTACAGCAACGGGCAGTCTAAAACAGAGCAAGAAAACATCTTGGTACAGGCACAACAGCATATAGCCATGCAGGTAAGGAATACATATCATTGGTTCCCtgtatatgtttttcaaatgcatTGTTGACTTATGTCTTTCGTTGTAGAAAATGGCCATGCAGGTTGTTGACTTGAATCTTCTAGGAGCTGGAATGGCAACTATGGCGAGTGGTGAGACACCCACTAAAGTCCTATGCTTGACTGAGGTAGTATCACAGTTGAAAATGAAATATAGAATTCATGCATTTTGTTTGTATATTTAGTTTTGGTACTGtacttttaaaaaatttggatttGTGGATTAtgggttaatatttgattgTTCCTACTGGCTGGTTCTTGTATTTTCTTGTGATAAAGGCGATTACTGCTGATCAACTGGGTGACGATGAAGAGTATGTCGAAATATTAGAAGACATGAGGGATGAATGCAGCAAATTTGGTATTTTATTCCTAACCTGTTTGCCtgagtattttttatttaaaacctTTGGTGTGTCTGTGGAAGATGTTTGATGTTTTTTCAAGTGAATTGTTGATTTTAGGGTATTTAAATTTGAGTGCCCGGAACTTTAACAGGTTCCCACTGCTTGACTGTTGCTATGGTTTCGATTGGAACTGAGAAATTTCTCGTGTGTTGGATGATTAGGAACTCTGGTGAATGTTGTTATTCCTCGTGCTGATCAAAGCGGAGAGCAGATTCCAGGTGTTGGGAAGGTAAAACTCTTGTGCTGCGTCCATTTACCATGCTCTTATTGCTGTTCTTTGCTCTCGGGCACTGAATACGTAGCTTCTCTCTTTATAATTATACGATACTTTCAGGTGTTCTTGGAATACACCGATATTGGGGGTTGCGCCAATGCAAGGAATGTACTCGGTGGGAGAAAATTCGGAGGTAACACAGTGAATGCCGTTTACTATCCAGAAGAGAAATACCATAACAGGGACTACAGTGCATAAGAGTACTAAAGCCCCCCGGCCTAGGTTTTTATCGTTTTTGTTGCAATGTAAAATAGCTGTACGTTCCAAAGCGAACCTTCAGATGTCGGTAATGGTTGCTCAGGGAACCGATGGCGTGCTAGTATGATCGACGATTTCCTTTCCCGGCCTTCGTTCTCTTGATGTTTTGATGCTGGCTTGGTTTTTTGGCCGTTTAGGTTGGTTTGTATTAGTATGAAAGTGTACAGACCGTTTAATATACTCTTCAGAGATTAATAGTGGTCTTCTCATTTGCATAGCAACTCTGTTTATGTAGTATTCTTTTTATCGGGTCGACCCGTTAACAATTTGCTCGTTATCTGTTAAGGACACGATAAAATCACGCAAATGACCCGAACATGATACAAACACCACCTGTTCGATACGTCTGGACATTAGGCACTGCAATCTCTTGCATGTCATGTTAATCTGATACGTAACTACATGACCTGTTAACTAATGAACTCTTATCGAGTCATTTTTTTAGATTTCGTAAGATAATAGGTTTGATATGATATGATTCGTTAAGGCAATGAGTATGTCACAAAAATAACATGAATATAATAAAGACGACCCGTTTGTCAAGTGTACCTAATTGAATGATAATGCTACTTTTAATGAAGTTTCATTTGGAAGGGAATCCTCTCCAGATCTCTTTATCTTAATCCACTGAATCAGTAAATCCatactattgaaatttgatcaaatggctACAAATAGGGgcacactttaaaagttataataacttcaacTGTTGAAACAATTTTTAATGACACAAATTTTTTGATTTAGTGTGTTAGAAGGAAGGAATCCGGAGATGATGACTTTCCGTTTCATTGGTCTCCTCCATTGCAGTATATGTCTTTGGGCTGTTGATTATGGTCCACGTGTGTGCGTCAGAAGCGTGGGGAACAGTCAAAAGAGTAATCAAATAAAATGTTGGACGGTGGATGACTCAGATCACCGTCACTAACAACACACAGTTTAAACCTCCACTTGTACTTTGTTTATAACTGTTTAGTTTTGGATAAGAGCGTTCGTACAACTCAACACGTTTTTGACCGTTTCCAAAACACCTACTCAGTTTTATCTTAATTTTCTAATCATCCGGATGACTGGAAGAACAAATTTCGTAATAACATCCTAAACTAACGGTGAGCATTACTAACATTTTAAATGCCGTTGTATAACTTATAttacacaaatttaatttcttagATTATAATCTAATGGATAtgaatgatttaaaaaaaatttgcaccGTTTATTTAGCAAAAACTTTTACCTGGTTTATAATCTAATGGACATGAATGATTTACTTCGAACCAAAAAAATGTGTATTATAACATTGTTGTTACCCTCGATTCACGCCCTTCTTTTTGGTTGGGCAAAAGATTACTATCTTACTAACTTTAGTAAACAAAAAGGATATTGCTCGTCTCATTTCTTCCAATAAAAATTTTACAAACTGTTTCGTATAACCTGTCTTATCTCAATACGTGGGGTCAAGTGTATGAATCGTAAAACGTCATTGCACTCAGCTTTGCATCAAGTCTTTAGTTAGTTTCAAgtactttatatttttttatagtcTCTTTCAAAGCTCTTCtagatctttctctctctttgcaCAGAGACTCCATCTCATAATCACATCTGTATATCTTTGGTTTACGTGTCCAAATTATGTTAACTGATTTTTTCTCGTCACGTGTCCAAACTAATACATATGCGGACGTGATAAAAGAATACGGTATAAAATTAGTTTTGTACAAATATCAAATTATAATTTGTTCATAAAGATAAAAAGTCGGATGTGGATGTACGGTGTACCGAGCCAAGTACAATCCAAATAAAAATAGATTAAGTTGGATCGAATCTCCCTAAAGTAATAGAGGAGAGAGGGTTTTGGATAACGTTGCCACGCACAGtttccttctttctctctctcagaaTAGTATTTAGCTATATATATACCCCAACAATTACTCATTAATCTCCATCAGTTCCCTTTGCCTGTGTGAAACTATTTAGTACCATCTTTTGTGTTCGAGAATTTTGATCCAAAAACTTTGTTTGAGATTTGTTTTagttggaaatttgaaaatgcttGCAATATTCAACAAGGAAGTGGTGCAGCCACCGCAGGAGCTCCACAGCCCCGCCGCTGCCTCCGCCAATCCCGCCAAGAAGCCTCAAGAAATTGCCAAAGATTTCATGTCCTGCCATGATCCAAACAACGCAGTTTCAGTCTGTTTTGGAAACACAGCTTCGCTTGCTTACGTTCCTCCAGCCAACCCCTACACATCCCCAAAAAGGTATAACCCCAACATCTTTTCTTTACAATTATTAATATATACTACCATGGTCCGGTTACGCAACCAACGTCTGTCGATATGTCATCGTTAATGTGTCCATGTCATGATATCACCGTGACAAAATATATCGATATCAAGATGAATCAATACAGCTTTTACTAGGAGGACGGAAATAGAGGAGTGCACAAGGGTTCAACTGAAAAAATTAGTACCCGTCCGTCTATATTCATACAATATTATCGATTATAAGAACAGACGTCATGCACAAAAAATTTCTACGTAACTGACATTTGGACGTTCTCAAATCTCAAACCATCTATTATTTATAATTAACTAACTGATGAATTCATTGCAGGGTGTTCTGTTCATTGGACAACATATACTGCATTTTTCTGGGGGACCTGAACAACCTCTGCAGCCTGATCAAGCAGTACGGGCTGTCGAAGGGCACCAATGAGGCCATGTTCGTGGTGCAGGCCTATCGGACCCTCCGCGACCGCGGCCCGTACCCGGCTGATCAGGTCCTCAAGGATCTTGATGGAAGCTTTGGATTTGTGCTCTATGACACCAAGGCTGGAACCGTCTTTGCTGCATTGGTAAGTTCCAAATTAATCAAATGCTAGAAAGCAGAGGCTCTTTGCAAAACAAGAGTAAGGGTCCGACCTCGCGAAGCGAAAAGCTTTGTTGGCTTGGGATCGCTCTTTTATAAAGCAGAGGCTGGTGTCCTTGTGAAATATCTCTTTAGGGTTCTTAGCATTTTTGGGTGTGGTTTGTTTTTATGCAGGGTGCTAATGAAGGGGTTAGCATGTTTTGGGGCATTGCAGCAGATGGTTCGGTGGTGATTTCTGACAACTTGGGGGTCGTAAAACAAAGCTGTGCTAAATCTTTTGCCCCATTTCCAACTGGTATGTAAAACGCTACCGCTGACACGACACGTTGCACGACTCGAAATTTGCACGAATAATTCAATGTGTACACAATTATTACTTTTACTAGCCTCTAATGTTTTGGTGGGTGGATCTTTGGTTGCAGGGTGCATGTTCCACAGTGAGCAAGGGCTGATGAGCTTTGAGCATCCAAccaagaagatgaaggcaatgcCTCGGATTGACAGTGAGGGGGTCATGTGTGGGGCCACCTTCAAGGTTGATGCCCAATCGAGGATTCCCAACATGCCACGTGTCGGAAGTGAAGCCAATTGGGCAGCATGGGGCCAACAAGCCTAAATCAAGGAGATAAACTTACTTACGTTTAACTGCTGAGAAATAATCATTTGGAAGTTTCTTATTTATTTGGTTTAATTTCAATTCATGTACATATTTCCCTGTAATTTCTTTTCCCTTTCTAATGAGTACCTACGTATTATGAATGAAGAACCATGTGTAGTTGTTTCTCCGGAGTTCGCTTCGCGTGGCATTTTACCAAGAAAATGAAACTACCGAATCTCCCCAACGGCCATGTTTACCGTATTTCACATTTATAATAGTTCAGGGAGAAAATTGatcaaaataataattcaagGGGGGAATCGAAAATGGAGTACAActttcggggggggggggggtggtttGGAAGGGGATTTTGCAGCCCAAGCCAGTACAACTTCAGGGAAAAAAATGTGTAAGATACTTCAATCCAACTCTCAGAACCAAATTTGAGGACCAAACAACTGTTAGGAAAGAAATGGAGGGAGAGAAAAAG carries:
- the LOC103446433 gene encoding splicing factor U2af large subunit B-like isoform X1 codes for the protein MSDYEGVSKHNSRGSERESSWRDRERDRGQDREKDGDRYTRQYKDRSGRFDRGRNSYDGYRRGRNQDFDRHRDYDQDRERRHRHRSRSRSRSHSRDRSPSHSRSKSKRTSGFDMAPPAGSALPNASVSGIPQTMPGVVQNSLPFGALHMALPLMPAQAMTQQATRHARRVYVGGLPLLANEQTIATFFSQVMAAIGGNSVGSITELAGDAVVNVYINHEKKFAFVEMRTVEEASNAMALDGIIFEGVAVRVRRPTDYNPTLAATLGPSQPSPHLNLAAVGLTQGAVGGAEGPDRIFVGGLPYYFTEAQIRELLQSFGPLRGFDLVKDKDTGNSKGYGFCVYQDPTVTDVACGALNGLKMGDKTLTVRRATASNGQSKTEQENILVQAQQHIAMQKMAMQVVDLNLLGAGMATMASGETPTKVLCLTEAITADQLGDDEEYVEILEDMRDECSKFGTLVNVVIPRADQSGEQIPGVGKVFLEYTDIGGCANARNVLGGRKFGGNTVNAVYYPEEKYHNRDYSA
- the LOC103446433 gene encoding splicing factor U2af large subunit B-like isoform X5 — protein: MSDYEGVSKHNSRGSERESSWRDRERDRGQDREKDGDRYTRQYKDRSGRFDRGRNSYDGYRRGRNQDFDRHRDYDQDRERRHRHRSRSRSRSHSRDRSPSHSRSKSKRTSGFDMAPPAGSALPNASVSGQLSGIPQTMPGVVQNSLPFGALHMALPLMPAQAMTQQATRHARRVYVGGLPLLANEQTIATFFSQVMAAIGGNSVGSITELAGDAVVNVYINHEKKFAFVEMRTVEEASNAMALDGIIFEGVAVRVRRPTDYNPTLAATLGPSQPSPHLNLAAVGLTQGAVGGAEGPDRIFVGGLPYYFTEAQIRELLQSFGPLRGFDLVKDKDTGNSKGYGFCVYQDPTVTDVACGALNGLKMGDKTLTVRRATASNGQSKTEQENILVQAQQHIAMQKMAMQVVDLNLLGAGMATMASGETPTKVLCLTEAITADQLGDDEEYVEILEDMRDECSKFGTLVNVVIPRADQSGEQIPGVGKVFLEYTDIGGCANARNVLGGRKFGGNTVNAVYYPEEKYHNRDYSA
- the LOC103446433 gene encoding splicing factor U2af large subunit B-like isoform X2, whose protein sequence is MSDYEGVSKHNSRGSERESSWRDRERDRGQDREKDGDRYTRQYKDRSGRFDRGRNSYDGYRRGRNQDFDRHRDYDQDRERRHRHRSRSRSRSHSRDRSPSHSRSKSKRTSGFDMAPPAGSALPNASVSGQLSGIPQTMPGVVQNSLPFGALHMALPLMPAQAMTQQATRHARRVYVGGLPLLANEQTIATFFSQVMAAIGGNSVGSSDAVVNVYINHEKKFAFVEMRTVEEASNAMALDGIIFEGVAVRVRRPTDYNPTLAATLGPSQPSPHLNLAAVGLTQGAVGGAEGPDRIFVGGLPYYFTEAQIRELLQSFGPLRGFDLVKDKDTGNSKGYGFCVYQDPTVTDVACGALNGLKMGDKTLTVRRATASNGQSKTEQENILVQAQQHIAMQKMAMQVVDLNLLGAGMATMASGETPTKVLCLTEAITADQLGDDEEYVEILEDMRDECSKFGTLVNVVIPRADQSGEQIPGVGKVFLEYTDIGGCANARNVLGGRKFGGNTVNAVYYPEEKYHNRDYSA
- the LOC103446433 gene encoding splicing factor U2af large subunit B-like isoform X3; amino-acid sequence: MSDYEGVSKHNSRGSERESSWRDRERDRGQDREKDGDRYTRQYKDRSGRFDRGRNSYDGYRRGRNQDFDRHRDYDQDRERRHRHRSRSRSRSHSRDRSPSHSRSKSKRTSGFDMAPPAGSALPNASVSGIPQTMPGVVQNSLPFGALHMALPLMPAQAMTQQATRHARRVYVGGLPLLANEQTIATFFSQVMAAIGGNSVGSSDAVVNVYINHEKKFAFVEMRTVEEASNAMALDGIIFEGVAVRVRRPTDYNPTLAATLGPSQPSPHLNLAAVGLTQGAVGGAEGPDRIFVGGLPYYFTEAQIRELLQSFGPLRGFDLVKDKDTGNSKGYGFCVYQDPTVTDVACGALNGLKMGDKTLTVRRATASNGQSKTEQENILVQAQQHIAMQKMAMQVVDLNLLGAGMATMASGETPTKVLCLTEAITADQLGDDEEYVEILEDMRDECSKFGTLVNVVIPRADQSGEQIPGVGKVFLEYTDIGGCANARNVLGGRKFGGNTVNAVYYPEEKYHNRDYSA
- the LOC103446433 gene encoding splicing factor U2af large subunit B-like isoform X4, producing the protein MFKGEPMERLAGHSSPSTDTVLTDISLPSAMMEFVSLLFHGQLSGIPQTMPGVVQNSLPFGALHMALPLMPAQAMTQQATRHARRVYVGGLPLLANEQTIATFFSQVMAAIGGNSVGSITELAGDAVVNVYINHEKKFAFVEMRTVEEASNAMALDGIIFEGVAVRVRRPTDYNPTLAATLGPSQPSPHLNLAAVGLTQGAVGGAEGPDRIFVGGLPYYFTEAQIRELLQSFGPLRGFDLVKDKDTGNSKGYGFCVYQDPTVTDVACGALNGLKMGDKTLTVRRATASNGQSKTEQENILVQAQQHIAMQKMAMQVVDLNLLGAGMATMASGETPTKVLCLTEAITADQLGDDEEYVEILEDMRDECSKFGTLVNVVIPRADQSGEQIPGVGKVFLEYTDIGGCANARNVLGGRKFGGNTVNAVYYPEEKYHNRDYSA
- the LOC103446434 gene encoding stem-specific protein TSJT1-like translates to MLAIFNKEVVQPPQELHSPAAASANPAKKPQEIAKDFMSCHDPNNAVSVCFGNTASLAYVPPANPYTSPKRVFCSLDNIYCIFLGDLNNLCSLIKQYGLSKGTNEAMFVVQAYRTLRDRGPYPADQVLKDLDGSFGFVLYDTKAGTVFAALGANEGVSMFWGIAADGSVVISDNLGVVKQSCAKSFAPFPTGCMFHSEQGLMSFEHPTKKMKAMPRIDSEGVMCGATFKVDAQSRIPNMPRVGSEANWAAWGQQA